The following DNA comes from Ktedonobacterales bacterium.
TGGTGGCACAGGTTCTGGAGACTAACGTTATCGGAACATTCCAAACGTGCCAGGTGTTTGGCCGCGCTATGGCTGAACGTGGGCAGGGCTGTGTGGTGAATATTGCTTCGATGGCTGGCCTGCGCCCGCTGACCCGCGTTCCTGCGTATAGCGCGGCCAAGGCGGCGGTGGTGAACTTTACGCAGTGGCTGGCGGTCCACATGGCCCAGGAATATAGCCCGCAGGTGCGCGTGAATGCGCTCGCGCCCGGCTTCTTTCTGACAGAGCAGAATCGTTACCTGATGGTCGCTGCCGGAAGCGGCGCGCCCACGCCGCGTATGCAGACCATTCTCGCCCACACCCCAATGGGTCGGCTGGGTACGGCGGATGATCTGGTAGGCGCGCTGCTGTGGCTGGTGAGTCCGGCGTCGGCTTTTGTCACCGGCCAGGTGATTGCTGTTGATGGCGGCTTTTCGGCATTTGGCGGCATCTAGCCTGGAGGAAAAGCGTTATGGT
Coding sequences within:
- a CDS encoding SDR family NAD(P)-dependent oxidoreductase; translation: MDGSAWFRQLFSLDEQTALVTGGSGVLGSAMARALALAGARVAIMGRRAEPCARLAEHIRADGGQALGIACDVLDRAALERAAEEIAAAFGPVNILVNAAGGNHPQATTNTERPFFALEGQMVAQVLETNVIGTFQTCQVFGRAMAERGQGCVVNIASMAGLRPLTRVPAYSAAKAAVVNFTQWLAVHMAQEYSPQVRVNALAPGFFLTEQNRYLMVAAGSGAPTPRMQTILAHTPMGRLGTADDLVGALLWLVSPASAFVTGQVIAVDGGFSAFGGI